The following proteins come from a genomic window of Salvia hispanica cultivar TCC Black 2014 chromosome 4, UniMelb_Shisp_WGS_1.0, whole genome shotgun sequence:
- the LOC125218208 gene encoding flocculation protein FLO11-like, translating into MAASVQFRPQNRDLGMVMREVDEDLAIFLGIQSVEMEKKNDHLLVEESLQFDDDFKCAETCLVGAADDFLRLEMEIRDHDWLLKQPDTSLNPSQDADALVCVASQTKGSDGEVEIPLKSELDVTITASASESSSTLSSVECCTAVSRKPLSSSSVCRAATPTGRASGKSRPTRSSTPTTSRAALLPSSKPNAAPARSSTPVRPAPRSSTPASRPSLPVVSKSGTRSTPPARKPATPTTVSASDKSSSGKKISSTVLKSSLPSRGASPVVRSRPSRPSDALSSSQDADGNPKVSSMPKRPASAARERLSSNTSSSSNEKPRQKSCSPARARAPASSAPRTGSSRVMSRSRGCNNGGDDVNPVVMGAKMVDRVVNMRKLAPPKQDEYVSQENPRKPSQENSGFGRSLSKKSLEMAMRHMDIRRSVPNNSQA; encoded by the exons gcatcCGTACAATTTAGGCCTCAGAACAGGGATCTTGGGATGGTAATGAGGGAAGTTGATGAAGATCTTGCTATATTTCTCGGGATCCAAAGTGTcgaaatggagaaaaaaaatgaccaTCTTCTAGTTGAGGAATCCCTTCAGTTTGATGATGACTTCAAGT GTGCAGAGACTTGTTTGGTTGGGGCTGCTGATGATTTCCTCCGTTTGGAGATGGAAATTAGGGATCATGATTG GCTTCTCAAGCAACCAGACACATCGTTAAATCCTTCACAGGATGCAGATGCGCTGGTTTGTGTAGCGAGCCAGACTAAAGGCTCGGATGGTGAAGTCGAAATTCCTTTGAAATCTGAG CTGGATGTCACAATAACTGCTTCTGCAAGTGAAAGTTCATCAACATTATCTAGTGTAGAGTGCTGCACTGCAGTGAGCAGAAAGCCTTTGTCTTCGTCATCGGTTTGCAGGGCTGCAACGCCTACTGGTCGAGCTTCTGGAAAATCGAGGCCCACTCGCTCTTCCACACCTACCACATCAAGAGCTGCACTGCTGCCTTCTTCCAAACCTAATGCTGCTCCAGCAAGATCCTCAACTCCAGTTAGACCTGCTCCACGTTCGTCTACACCTGCCTCCAGACCTTCTCTACCAGTCGTTTCAAAGTCTGGAACGAGGTCTACCCCACCCGCGCGTAAACCAGCCACTCCAACAACCGTATCTGCTTCGGATAAATCTTCATCAGGGAAGAAAATTAGCTCCACAGTACTGAAAAGCTCGTTGCCTTCTCGTGGAGCTTCTCCAGTGGTGAGATCTAGGCCGTCAAGACCTTCGGATGCGCTCTCTTCGTCTCAAGACGCTGATGGGAATCCGAAGGTGTCATCAATGCCTAAAAGGCCTGCTTCTGCTGCTAGAGAAAGGCTGAGCTCCAATACGTCTTCTTCCTCAAACGAGAAGCCAAGGCAGAAGTCATGCTCTCCTGCCAGAGCTCGCGCTCCTGCCAGCTCTGCTCCTAGAACCGGTAGCAGCAGGGTGATGTCAAGAAGCCGGGGATGCAACAATGGCGGGGATGATGTTAACCCTGTAGTGATGGGGGCGAAGATGGTGGACAGAGTCGTGAACATGAGGAAACTGGCTCCACCTAAGCAAGACGAGTATGTCTCTCAAGAGAATCCGAGGAAACCGTCACAGGAAAACTCGGGTTTTGGCAGATCACTCTCAAAGAAGTCGCTGGAGATGGCTATGAGGCACATG GACATCAGGCGGAGCGTCCCAAACAATTCACAAGCATAG
- the LOC125222514 gene encoding protein CTR9 homolog, whose product MACVYIPVQNSEEEVRVALDQLPRDATDILDILKAEQAPLDLWLIIAREYFKQGKVDQFKQILEEGSSPEIDEYYADVRYERIAILNALGAYYSYLGKIETKYREKEDYFIQATKYYNKASRIDMHEPSTWIGKGQLLLAKGDGEQAFNAFKIVLDGDRDNVPALLGQACVHFNRGRYSEALELYKRALQVYPWAPSVRVGIALCHYKLGRFEKAKQVFHRVLQLDPDNVEALVALGISDLQTNEAFDIRHGMEKMQQAFEIYPYCAMSLNYLANHFFFTGQHFLVEQLTETALAVTMHGPTKAHSYYNLARSYHSKGDYEKAGMYYMASVKESNSAHDFVLPYYGLGQVQLKLGDLRSSLTNFEKVLEVLPENCDTLKALGHIYVQLEQPEKAQELYRKATKIDPRDPQAFLDLGDLLISTDANAALDTFKTARNLLKRGNEEVPLELLNNIGVLHFERGEFELAAEAFKEALGEGIWCNFFDAEGESILNKAQTNGEARSQNEQLSPNRRARANLINSVRYPVDASSVIRQYKDLTLFQRLEEQGLSVELPWDKVSALFNLARVLEQLHNTESASTFYRMIMYKYPEYTDAYLRLAAIAKARNNVQVSLELIGDALKVDEKCPDALLMLGDLELKNDDWVKAKETFRTAKDSTDAKDSYAAVCLGNWNYFAANRNEKRAPKLEATHYEKAKELYTKVLLLQSANLYAANGAGMVFAEKGQFDIAKDLFTQVQEAASGVFNVQMPDVWINVAHVHFAQGNFALAVKMYQNCLRKFFYNTDSQVLLYLARTHYEAEQWQECKKTLLRAIHMAPSNYTLRFDVGVTLQKFSTSTLQKTKRTVDEIRATVAELKNAVRVFSLLSAASNLHSHGFDEKKIETHVAYCKHLLEAANVHCELAEREEMQTMQRLEVMRQMELADESRRKAEEQRKVQLEKRKQEDEFKQVMQQEKHLQRIKEQWKSSSSKRKEKPAEDEEGGQRRRKGGKRRRKDKKSRDESEEAEAETYDQEEMDYDDNNASYREQYNQTNDADDREDAPQDLLAAAGLEDSDVDDEEAAPSSINRRRRALSESDEDDEPLQRRQEPEPEPEPEPEPEPEPEPEPEPEPDQTADMQMSDGEVNVGDDED is encoded by the exons ATGGCTTGCGTTTATATACCAGTGCAGAATTCGGAAGAAGAGGTGAGGGTGGCTCTTGATCAGCTGCCACGGGACGCCACCGACATCCTCGACATTCTGAAGGCCGAGCAAGCGCCGCTCGATCTGTGGCTCATAATCGcg agggagtacttcaaACAAGGAAAGGTGGatcaatttaaacaaatattggAGGAAGGATCCAGTCCTG AAATTGATGAATATTACGCAGATGTAAGGTATGAGAGAATTGCAATTCTGAATGCCTTGGGGGCATATTACAGCTACCTTGGGAAAATTGAGACAAAATATAGGGAAAAggaagattattttattcagGCCACAAAGTATTATAACAAGGCGTCAAGGATTGACATGCATGAACCTTCAACCTGGATTGGCAAAG GTCAGCTTTTACTGGCCAAGGGAGATGGTGAACAGGCATTCAATGCATTCAAAATTGTATTAGATGGTGATCGTGATAATGTTCCAGCTCTTCTTGGACAG gctTGTGTTCACTTTAACCGCGGTCGATATTCTGAAGCACTTGAGTTATACAAG AGAGCATTACAAGTCTATCCATGGGCCCCCTCTGTAAGAGTTGGGATAGCTCTTTGCCATTATAAATTGGGTCGTTTTGAGAAGGCAAAGCAAGTATTTCATCGTGTTCTACAG TTAGACCCGGATAATGTTGAAGCACTTGTTGCACTTGGGATTTCAGATTTGCAAACTAATGAAG CTTTTGATATTAGGCATGGGATGGAAAAGATGCAGCAAGCCTTTGAGATCTATCCCTACTGTGCCATGTCACTAAATTATCTTGctaatcatttctttttcactGGTCAACATTTCCTTGTTGAGCAGTTGACTGAAACTGCGCTTGCTGTAACTATGCATGGCCCAACAAAGGCACATTCTTACTACAATCTGGCTCGCTCTTACCACAGCAAG GGTGATTATGAAAAGGCAGGAATGTATTATATGGCCTCTGTTAAGGAGAGCAATAGTGCCCATGATTTTGTATTACCTTACTATG GTTTGGGGCAAGTGCAACTCAAATTAGGAGATCTAAGAAGTTCTttgacaaattttgaaaaggtCTTGGAGGTTCTACCAGAGAATTGTGATACATTAAAA GCTCTTGGACACATTTATGTTCAACTTGAGCAGCCTGAGAAAGCCCAAGAACTATACAGGAAAGCCACAAAAATTGATCCACGTGATCCTCAG GCATTTCTGGATCTTGGTGACCTATTAATTTCAACAGATGCCAATGCTGCCTTAGACACCTTTAAAACC GCTCGTAATCTGCTGAAACGAGGGAATGAGGAAGTACCTTTAGAGCTTCTTAACAATATTGGCGTACTCCATTTTGAAAGGGGAGAATTTGAG CTTGCAGCAGAGGCATTTAAGGAAGCACTTGGAGAGGGCATATGGTGCAACTTTTTTGATGCTGAAGGAGAATCTATTTTAAACAAGGCACAGACAAATGGTGAAGCCCGAAGTCAAAATGAGCAACTGAGCCCTAATCGTAGAGCCCGagctaatttaattaacaGTGTACGGTATCCTGTTGATGCCAGCTCAGTTATCCGTCAATACAAAGActtgacattatttcaacggCTTGAGGAACAAGGCTTATCTGTTGAACTTCCATGGGATAAAGTTTCAGCATTATTTAATCTGGCTCGGGTGCTGGAGCAGCTGCATAACACTGAATCAGCCAGCACTTTTTACCGTATGATAATGTATAAG TATCCAGAGTACACAGATGCTTATTTGAGGCTTGCTGCCATTGCAAAAGCTCGAAACAATGTTCAAGTCAGCCTCGAACTG ATTGGGGATGCACTAAAGGTGGATGAGAAGTGCCCAGATGCTTTACTGATGCTTGGAGATTTGGAACTAAAGAATGATGATTGGGTCAAGGCAAAAGAAACATTCCGGACTGCAAAGGACTCAACTGATGCGAAAGATTCTTATGCTGCAGTTTGTCTG GGAAATTGGAATTACTTTGCTGCAAATCGAAATGAGAAAAGAGCTCCTAAGTTGGAAGCTACACATTATGAGAAGGCAAAGGAACTATATACAAAG GTTCTTTTACTGCAATCTGCTAATCTGTACGCTGCAAATGGTGCTGGTATGGTTTTTGCTGAAAAAGGGCAATTTGATATTGCTAAGGATCTTTTCACACAG GTTCAAGAAGCTGCAAGTGGAGTTTTTAATGTTCAGATGCCAGATGTGTGGATCAATGTGGCTCACGTTCACTTTGCGCAAGGCAACTTTGCATTGGCTGTGAAAATG TATCAAAACTGTCTCCGCAAGTTCTTCTATAACACTGACAGTCAAGTGCTTCTCTACTTAGCACGCACACATTATGAAGCAGAACAATGGCAAGAGTGTAAAAAGACATTACTAAGAGCAATCCACATGGCTCCTTCAAATTATACATTGAGGTTTGATGTTGGAGTTACTCTACAGAAGTTCTCAACGTCAACACTTCAAAAGACAAAAAGGACCGTGGATGAG ATTCGGGCTACTGTAGCAGAGCTCAAGAACGCTGTTCGCGTATTCAGCTTGCTGTCTGCAGCTTCAAACCTCCACTCCCATGGTTTTGACGAGAAGAAGATTGAGACTCATGTTGCATACTGCAAACATTTGCTTGAAGCTGCAAACGTCCATTGTGAGCTTGCTGAGCGTGAAGAAATGCAGACCATGCAGAGATTGGAGGTCATGCGTCAGATGGAGTTGGCTGACGAATCCCGCAGAAAGGCAGAAGAACAGAGAAAAGTTCAG TTGGAGAAAAGAAAGCAGGAGGATGAGTTTAAGCAAGTCATGCAACAAGAGAAACACTTGCAGCGGATCAAG GAACAATGGAAGAGTTCTTCCTCAAAACGGAAAGAGAAACCGGCTGAAGATGAGGAGGGAGGGCAAAGGAGGAGGAAAGGTGGAAAGCGGAGGAGGAAGGATAAGAAATCACGCGATGAATCTGAGGAAGCAGAGGCTGAGACATACGATCAGGAGGAGATGGATTATGACGACAACAATGCAAGCTACAGAGAGCAATATAATCAGACAAATGATGCTGATGACAGAGAAGATGCTCCCCAAGATCTTCTTGCAGCAGCTGGGCTAGAAGATTCTGATGTAGACGATGAAGAa GCTGCACCTTCAAGCATAAATCGACGAAGAAGGGCCTTGTCAGAATCAGATGAAGACGATGAGCCATTGCAGAGGCGGCAAGAGCCCGAGCCTGAGCCTGAGCCTGAGCCTGAGCCTGAGCCTGAGCCTGAGCCTGAGCCTGAGCCTGAGCCTGATCAGACAGCTGATATGCAGATGAGCGATGGAGAGGTGAATGTAGGTGATGATGAAGATTGA
- the LOC125218082 gene encoding uncharacterized protein LOC125218082, giving the protein MKALGASYFKLSLNKQRDKERVAITPHEFGFHVPQKRVVDGVVLFRPNCAVSISSQTNMGSDSSEEAIQTVSSDHPKTVRVRFKLHKQCAFGQQFLVVGDDPNLGLWDPSEGVPLNWSEGHVWAAEVDVPCGKVISYKFVLEEMAGAVMWQPGPDRVLETWDTGKTISVSEDWDSPDFQNVVEEEPVAVDDLNQPSLIDEKAEEEGVDGNVPSLLSSEDLGREVVEEGDDVMREELDGDEHMSDYSDEPVMLLVAENITEEKNSSASDGLMSVAGKEEEETRALGDHGKVAMSGSDSSSLKNETRVVKDDEVPVLVPGLATLPAAEEAEAEEAEAETEASSTDRSTTDLSDEIEDSIDSNQKNSKTFEDAPAESDGIEDSADLNPRNDSVVEDTTTAAAAIEPEIRVSTEKPGRLNREKQILDNDVQWGRRALHKFLANLGFMQHS; this is encoded by the exons atgaaggCCTTGGGAGCCTCGTATTTCAAGCTCTCTCTGAACAAGCAGAGAGACAAGGAGAGAGTGGCTATAACCCCACATGAATTTGGTTTTCATGTACCTCAAAAGCGTGTCGTTGATGGGGTTGTCTTGTTCAGGCCAAACTGTGCTGTCTCCATCTCTTCTCAG ACAAATATGGGAAGTGATTCAAGTGAAGAAGCAATCCAGACAGTAAGCTCTG ACCACCCTAAGACGGTTCGTGTGAGGTTCAAACTGCACAAGCAATGCGCGTTCGGGCAGCAATTTCTCGTAGTTGGGGATGATCCGAATCTTGGACTATGGGACCCTTCTGAAGGGGTGCCCTTGAACTGGTCTGAAGGGCATGTGTGGGCTGCAGAAGTG GATGTACCTTGTGGAAAAGTGATCAGTTATAAGTTTGTGCTTGAGGAAATGGCTGGAGCCGTGATGTGGCAGCCTGGTCCGGATAGAGTTCTTGAAACATGGGATACTGGTAAGACGATATCCGTGTCTGAGGATTGGGACAGCCCCGATTTCCAGAATGTCGTTGAAGAGGAACCTGTGGCTGTGGATGATCTAAATCAGCCTTccttgattgatgagaaagcTGAGGAGGAGGGAGTCGATGGTAATGTTCCGAGTTTGTTGAGTTCTGAAGATTTAGGCCGAGAAGTTGTGGAGGAAGGGGATGATGTGATGAGGGAAGAACTTGATGGTGATGAGCATATGAGTGATTATTCGGACGAGCCTGTCATGCTCTTGGTTGCTGAAAATATCACAgaggaaaaaaattcaagtgCGAGTGATGGCCTAATGAGTGTAGCTGGTaaggaagaggaggagacGAGGGCATTGGGGGATCATGGTAAGGTGGCGATGAGTGGAAGTGATTCGTCTAGTTTGAAAAATGAGACGAGGGTAGTCAAGGATGACGAGGTTCCTGTCCTTGTACCGGGCTTAGCTACATTGCCAGCAGCAGAGGAGGCTGAAGCAGAAGAGGCAGAGGCAGAGACGGAGGCGAGCAGCACTGATAGAAGCACAACAGATCTGTCTGATGAAATTGAGGATTCAATTGATTCTAACCAGAAAAACAGCAAAACATTTGAAGATGCTCCTGCTGAATCTGATGGAATCGAGGATTCGGCTGATCTAAACCCGAGAAACGACAGTGTTGTTGAGGACACTACTACGGCTGCTGCAGCCATCGAGCCAGAG ATACGCGTCTCAACAGAGAAGCCGGGGCGGCTCAACAGAGAAAAGCAGATATTGGACAATGATGTGCAATGGGGAAGAAGAGCTCTTCATAAATTTCTTGCTAATCTTGGATTCATGCAGCATAGTTAA